The following are encoded in a window of Candidatus Fluviicola riflensis genomic DNA:
- a CDS encoding DinB superfamily protein, with protein sequence MKQSLITLFERDIQRLYNEIQLYTSEQALWILPPMTIHNTAGNLALHLCGNLNHFIGATLGKTGYIRERDLEFSTKDVPVAQLLKAIEDVKSVVIKTLEGLSDEQLNEDYPLEPLGYRMTTTYFLIHLNGHLNYHLGQINYHRRLLKA encoded by the coding sequence ATGAAACAATCCCTCATCACACTCTTCGAACGCGATATTCAACGCCTGTACAATGAAATTCAATTGTATACAAGTGAACAGGCGTTGTGGATTCTACCACCGATGACCATTCACAATACAGCAGGGAATTTAGCGTTGCATTTGTGCGGAAATCTGAACCATTTTATTGGGGCAACGCTTGGAAAAACAGGATATATCCGTGAACGAGATTTGGAGTTTAGTACAAAAGATGTTCCGGTAGCTCAGCTGTTGAAAGCTATTGAAGATGTAAAATCGGTTGTGATAAAAACACTTGAAGGACTCAGTGATGAGCAATTGAATGAAGATTATCCGCTGGAACCGTTGGGTTATCGCATGACAACTACATACTTTCTGATTCATTTGAACGGCCATTTGAATTACCATTTGGGACAAATCAATTATCACCGACGTTTGCTGAAAGCCTGA
- a CDS encoding translation initiation factor has protein sequence MSKNKKERINIVYSTNPNFSYDQEEESDQETLSAHLQTLYVSLDKKQRGGKEVTLVEGFIGTDDDLKELGKLLKSKCGVGGTAKDGEIIVQGNFRDKVMELLQKEGYKVKRKGG, from the coding sequence ATGAGCAAGAACAAAAAAGAACGCATCAATATCGTTTATTCAACGAACCCCAATTTTAGCTACGATCAGGAAGAAGAATCGGACCAGGAAACACTCAGTGCTCATTTGCAAACGTTATATGTTTCCCTCGATAAAAAACAACGTGGCGGCAAGGAAGTGACGCTGGTAGAAGGTTTTATCGGAACAGATGATGACCTTAAAGAACTGGGAAAACTCCTCAAAAGCAAATGCGGCGTAGGCGGAACGGCCAAAGACGGTGAAATCATCGTGCAAGGCAATTTCCGTGACAAAGTGATGGAGTTATTGCAGAAAGAAGGCTACAAAGTGAAGCGAAAAGGAGGGTAA
- a CDS encoding TonB-dependent receptor, which produces MRSFVVLLLLSCFSTVFGQENATLSGHIYDASNGEPLIGANAYVLALKLGTATNTYGFFSLTLPLGTHEVVFRWGDLENDTMTINLTADQSLEVNLSDKITQIETIEINAKRGENTNSTKIGQIELDMDQIKKLPAFLGEVDPLKIIQLLPGVSSVSEGGQGFYVRGGGPDQNLVLLDEALVYNASHLFGFFSVFNSDAIKNVNLIKGGMPANFGGRLSSVLEVNMKEGNNKQFKVTGGLGLISSRLTLEGPLKKDRGSFIVSARRTYLDVLMKAFIKDSSPFAGTSYFFYDLNAKLNYKFGDKDKIYLSAYYGKDKFKFGNTEDDFTVNMPWGNGIVSLRWNHLFSSKLFMNVSATMTDYLFSFGSAQNDFLFELKSGIRDMGGKVDFSYFPSTRHRIKWGVDYVYHTFTPVSVSAKQGETVFDTGLAQKLYSHESALYALDEFDINEYIRVNVGLRYSMYQFTGPFTRFIKEIGSASDSTIQYSKNEVIQFYHGLEPRVTGRILMKDKSSIKFGYMYNNQYVHLTSLSAVSLPTDIWYPSTDIAKPQKGWQASLGYFRDFSEGRWETSVEVYYKHMNNLIEYKQGALPGDNVSDNTDNLLTFGKGWSYGAEFFIKRVFGKLTGWIGYTWAKTERYFPDLQADPFPAKYDRRHDLTVVGTYELNPHWTFGMSFIFATGNTLTLPTSWYTQNQDLLFNYGERNSTRMAPYHRLDLSATWYDSPTKTVTDKITGKSTEVKKRFRQNVNISVYNIYNRANPYFLYIDNDGDLLSGDFKISVKQVSLFPIIPSVTWNFEF; this is translated from the coding sequence ATGCGATCATTCGTCGTTTTACTCTTGTTGAGTTGTTTCAGTACGGTATTCGGTCAGGAAAACGCCACCTTAAGCGGACATATTTATGACGCCTCTAACGGCGAACCATTGATTGGCGCGAACGCCTATGTTCTAGCTTTAAAACTGGGAACTGCTACCAACACTTACGGTTTTTTTTCGCTGACACTTCCGTTGGGAACACATGAAGTGGTTTTCCGTTGGGGTGATCTGGAAAATGACACCATGACGATCAATCTCACGGCAGATCAATCACTTGAGGTCAATCTCAGTGATAAAATCACGCAAATAGAGACAATAGAAATCAACGCTAAACGCGGTGAAAACACGAATTCAACCAAAATCGGGCAAATTGAACTGGACATGGACCAGATCAAAAAACTTCCTGCGTTTTTGGGAGAAGTGGATCCGTTGAAGATCATTCAGTTGTTGCCGGGTGTTTCTTCGGTGAGTGAGGGTGGACAAGGATTTTATGTACGTGGTGGTGGCCCGGACCAGAATTTGGTCTTACTTGATGAAGCCTTGGTTTACAACGCCTCTCACCTATTCGGATTCTTCTCGGTGTTCAATTCAGACGCTATTAAAAACGTGAACCTTATCAAAGGTGGAATGCCTGCTAATTTCGGTGGACGGCTTTCTTCTGTACTGGAAGTCAACATGAAGGAAGGAAACAACAAACAATTCAAAGTAACGGGTGGTTTGGGGCTGATTTCTTCGCGTTTAACACTGGAAGGCCCGTTGAAAAAAGACCGGGGTTCGTTCATTGTTTCGGCCCGCAGAACTTACCTCGATGTGCTGATGAAAGCATTTATCAAAGATTCGAGCCCTTTTGCCGGAACCAGTTATTTTTTCTACGATTTAAACGCGAAACTGAACTACAAATTTGGCGATAAAGACAAGATTTATCTCAGTGCTTATTACGGCAAGGATAAATTCAAATTCGGAAACACGGAAGACGATTTTACGGTAAATATGCCATGGGGGAACGGAATTGTTTCGTTGCGCTGGAATCACCTGTTCAGCAGCAAATTGTTTATGAATGTTTCGGCAACGATGACTGATTATCTGTTCAGTTTCGGTTCGGCACAAAACGATTTTTTATTTGAATTGAAATCAGGAATCCGCGACATGGGCGGGAAAGTGGATTTTTCGTATTTCCCCAGCACACGGCATCGCATCAAATGGGGTGTTGATTATGTGTATCACACTTTTACACCGGTGAGTGTTTCGGCCAAACAGGGTGAAACGGTTTTCGACACCGGATTGGCGCAAAAACTTTACAGCCACGAATCGGCTTTGTATGCGCTGGATGAATTTGATATCAACGAATACATCCGTGTGAATGTGGGTTTACGTTACAGTATGTACCAGTTTACCGGGCCATTTACGCGATTTATCAAGGAAATCGGAAGCGCTTCAGACAGCACGATCCAGTATTCGAAAAACGAAGTAATCCAGTTTTACCACGGTTTAGAGCCTCGTGTTACCGGACGCATTTTGATGAAAGACAAAAGTTCCATCAAGTTCGGTTATATGTACAACAATCAGTATGTCCATTTGACAAGTTTAAGTGCTGTTTCGCTTCCGACCGATATCTGGTATCCGAGTACTGACATCGCTAAACCGCAAAAAGGATGGCAGGCCAGTTTGGGTTATTTCCGTGATTTTAGCGAAGGCCGCTGGGAAACATCGGTTGAGGTGTATTACAAACACATGAACAACCTGATTGAATACAAACAAGGCGCTTTGCCGGGTGATAATGTGAGTGACAATACGGACAATCTGCTCACTTTCGGTAAAGGCTGGAGCTACGGCGCTGAATTTTTCATCAAACGCGTTTTCGGGAAACTTACAGGCTGGATCGGTTATACCTGGGCAAAAACCGAACGTTATTTCCCCGATTTACAAGCTGATCCGTTTCCGGCAAAATATGATCGCCGACATGATCTGACAGTTGTGGGAACATACGAACTCAACCCGCACTGGACGTTTGGAATGTCGTTTATTTTCGCAACAGGAAATACACTCACACTTCCTACGAGCTGGTATACGCAAAACCAGGATTTGTTATTCAATTACGGCGAACGAAATTCTACCCGAATGGCACCTTATCACCGTTTGGACCTTTCGGCTACGTGGTATGATAGTCCAACAAAAACGGTTACTGACAAAATCACAGGAAAATCAACCGAAGTCAAAAAACGTTTCCGCCAAAACGTCAATATTTCGGTTTACAATATTTACAACCGGGCCAATCCTTATTTCTTGTATATTGACAACGATGGAGACTTGCTGAGCGGTGATTTTAAGATCTCGGTGAAGCAGGTTTCGCTGTTTCCGATTATACCGAGTGTGACCTGGAACTTTGAATTTTAA
- a CDS encoding aspartate carbamoyltransferase: MEQLSVEHLTGIRDLTRQDIELIFQTADSFKEVINRPIKKVPSLRDITIANLFFENSTRTRLSFELAEKRLSADVVNFSAASSSVKKGETLIDTVNNILSMKVDMVVMRHPNPGAALFLSQRTNTRVINAGDGTHEHPTQGLLDAFSIRERLGTVEGKKVAIIGDILHSRVALSNIYTLQKLGAEVMVCGPTTLIPKYIDQLGVKVEHNLQRALEWCDVANMLRIQLERQDIQYFPSLREYSMQFGLTKEILDNLDKEIVVMHPGPINRGVEITSDVADSKQSIILQQVENGVAVRMAVIYLLAGKIGR, translated from the coding sequence ATGGAACAGTTAAGCGTTGAGCATTTGACCGGTATTCGTGACCTGACGCGTCAGGATATTGAATTGATCTTTCAAACGGCCGATAGTTTCAAAGAAGTCATTAACCGTCCGATCAAAAAAGTTCCTTCTTTGCGCGATATCACTATTGCGAATTTGTTTTTTGAAAATTCCACCCGAACACGTTTGTCTTTTGAACTGGCTGAAAAACGCCTTTCGGCTGATGTGGTGAACTTTTCGGCTGCTTCTTCCTCCGTGAAAAAGGGCGAAACACTTATTGATACGGTCAACAATATTCTCTCCATGAAAGTGGATATGGTGGTTATGCGCCATCCGAATCCGGGAGCAGCCTTGTTTCTGTCGCAACGTACCAACACACGTGTCATCAACGCCGGCGACGGCACGCACGAGCATCCGACACAAGGTTTACTTGATGCGTTTTCCATCCGCGAACGACTCGGAACGGTTGAAGGAAAAAAAGTTGCCATCATCGGAGATATTTTACACTCACGTGTAGCCCTTTCAAATATTTACACACTTCAGAAATTGGGAGCGGAAGTCATGGTTTGCGGACCTACAACACTCATCCCGAAATACATTGATCAGCTGGGTGTAAAAGTAGAACACAACCTGCAGCGCGCGCTTGAATGGTGCGATGTGGCCAACATGCTGCGCATTCAGCTTGAACGACAGGATATTCAGTATTTCCCAAGTTTGCGCGAATATTCCATGCAATTCGGATTGACAAAAGAAATCCTCGATAATCTCGACAAAGAAATTGTGGTGATGCATCCCGGACCAATCAACCGTGGAGTGGAAATCACCAGCGACGTGGCCGATTCAAAACAATCCATCATTTTACAGCAGGTAGAAAACGGAGTAGCTGTGCGCATGGCAGTTATTTATTTGTTAGCCGGAAAAATCGGGCGTTAA
- a CDS encoding ribonuclease Z: MRFEVTILGSGAALPTSLRNPSAQYVWCNERHILIDCGEGTQNQLRRHGISLQKITHILISHLHGDHFFGLVGLLSSMHLLGRNQGITVYGPAGLEQIIRMQLEVGGSVIGFGIDFVVLDGKTPQLLFEDNRIEIHTFPLKHRIPTNGFRINEKPFARQLDGEKYKLEKHSLMHIPALKRGEDVTLEDGRVLKSSEYTFPPRKHRSYAYCSDTIYQEAIVPFIQGVDMLYHEATFLEDMTDRAKATFHSTAAQAARIAQLANAGLLLLGHLSARYDDGNAHAAEARLVFENTMVVEDGMVIVL; the protein is encoded by the coding sequence ATGCGGTTTGAAGTAACCATTCTTGGCTCGGGAGCTGCTCTTCCAACGTCACTTAGAAATCCAAGTGCCCAATACGTTTGGTGCAATGAACGGCACATTCTGATCGATTGCGGTGAAGGAACACAGAATCAATTGCGCCGTCACGGAATCAGCCTTCAGAAAATCACCCATATTTTAATTTCCCATCTGCACGGCGATCATTTCTTCGGATTGGTGGGCTTGCTGAGTTCAATGCATTTATTGGGACGCAACCAGGGAATTACTGTTTATGGCCCCGCAGGATTGGAACAGATTATTCGCATGCAGCTGGAAGTTGGTGGATCCGTTATCGGTTTTGGGATCGATTTTGTGGTACTCGACGGAAAAACACCACAACTGCTTTTCGAGGATAACCGCATTGAAATTCATACATTTCCGTTGAAACACCGCATTCCAACCAATGGTTTCCGGATCAACGAAAAACCCTTTGCCCGTCAGCTCGACGGCGAAAAATACAAATTGGAGAAACACTCATTAATGCACATTCCAGCACTCAAACGCGGCGAAGATGTGACATTAGAAGACGGAAGAGTTCTAAAATCCTCGGAATATACTTTTCCACCGCGAAAACACCGCAGTTATGCTTATTGCTCCGATACAATCTACCAGGAAGCAATCGTGCCGTTTATACAAGGCGTTGATATGCTGTACCACGAAGCGACCTTTTTAGAGGACATGACTGATAGGGCTAAAGCTACTTTTCATTCAACAGCAGCTCAGGCCGCAAGAATCGCTCAACTGGCAAACGCCGGACTATTATTGCTTGGTCATTTGAGCGCCCGTTATGACGACGGGAATGCACACGCGGCTGAAGCCAGGTTGGTGTTTGAAAATACGATGGTGGTCGAAGACGGAATGGTGATCGTTTTGTAA
- a CDS encoding anti-anti-sigma factor, producing the protein MNFEIIQETNYAIVKSGVEKLDAGNAPDLKAEFVVLNKKGINNIILDLSKTRYCDSSGLSAILMANRLCKDTNGSFAMCGLQEAVSKMIRISQLDKILKITADVDAAIGEMTV; encoded by the coding sequence ATGAATTTCGAAATCATCCAGGAAACAAACTACGCTATCGTCAAATCAGGAGTTGAGAAACTTGATGCCGGTAATGCCCCCGATCTGAAAGCCGAATTTGTTGTTTTGAATAAAAAAGGAATCAACAATATTATCCTGGATCTTTCCAAAACACGTTACTGTGATTCTTCCGGTTTATCGGCTATTTTGATGGCCAACCGCTTGTGTAAAGATACCAATGGCTCTTTCGCTATGTGCGGTTTGCAGGAAGCTGTTTCGAAAATGATCCGCATTTCTCAACTAGATAAAATCCTTAAAATTACTGCCGATGTCGACGCGGCGATTGGCGAAATGACCGTTTAA
- a CDS encoding histone deacetylase, with the protein MSVSVAYAPNYVHPVPAGHRFPMEKYQLLYEQLRLEGFIPENQFFAPGKIELELVTRVHSPVYLEKLLKLQCSPREQRVSGFEHSDTLIERELTIMEGTRMCAELAMETRGVALNIAGGTHHAYSERGEGFCLLNDQAIAAQWLLDQGLVSRILIVDLDVHQGNGTAQIFDNNPNVFTFSMHGDNNYPLYKEKSDLDVGLDDGILDIEYLYLLKSSMEQILKDFTPEIIFFQSGVDIINSDKLGRLGVTLNGCRKRDEFVFETAKSMNIPVVCTMGGGYSKEIKHIIEAHANTFKMAVKIFG; encoded by the coding sequence ATGTCAGTTTCTGTTGCGTACGCGCCCAATTATGTTCATCCTGTTCCTGCCGGACATCGTTTCCCGATGGAGAAATACCAGTTGCTTTACGAACAATTACGCCTGGAAGGATTTATTCCTGAAAATCAGTTTTTTGCTCCGGGTAAAATTGAGCTGGAATTAGTAACGCGTGTGCACAGTCCTGTTTATTTAGAGAAGTTGTTAAAACTTCAATGCAGTCCGCGCGAGCAGCGTGTATCAGGCTTTGAGCATTCGGATACGTTGATAGAACGCGAACTCACGATCATGGAAGGAACGCGAATGTGCGCTGAACTTGCTATGGAAACAAGAGGAGTTGCCCTCAATATTGCCGGTGGAACACATCACGCATATTCAGAAAGAGGCGAAGGTTTTTGTTTATTGAACGACCAGGCGATTGCTGCACAATGGTTATTGGATCAGGGATTGGTTTCGCGCATTTTGATCGTTGATCTTGACGTTCACCAGGGAAATGGAACAGCGCAAATTTTCGATAACAATCCCAATGTGTTTACATTCAGTATGCATGGCGACAATAATTATCCGTTGTACAAAGAAAAATCAGATCTCGATGTTGGCCTTGATGATGGTATTCTTGACATTGAATACCTCTACCTGCTGAAATCTTCAATGGAACAAATCCTGAAAGATTTTACACCGGAAATTATCTTTTTTCAAAGTGGTGTAGATATCATCAATTCCGACAAATTAGGACGATTAGGTGTCACATTAAACGGTTGCCGTAAACGCGATGAATTTGTCTTCGAAACAGCAAAATCAATGAATATTCCGGTTGTTTGTACGATGGGTGGCGGTTATAGCAAAGAAATCAAGCACATTATTGAAGCGCATGCGAATACGTTCAAGATGGCGGTCAAAATTTTTGGATAA
- a CDS encoding hemolysin, translated as MHQETIISPIDKTLIRAELNANGRIRTTRKGDNEIYIVNAHNAPSVIREIGRLREITFREAGGGTGLALDLDEFDTDEICYEQLIVWSPEDEEIIGGYRFILCKNAIDETGEIHLSTSHYFDFTERFVKEYLPVTCELGRSWVQPNYQPSHNPRKGLYALDNIWDGLGALARTYTDIQYFFGKVTMYPSYNRESRDFLLHFMHHYFPDNEQLMKPFHPLMPDYDKAMVEEQLRGLDFKDGFKVLNSYVRARGENVPPLVNIYMNLSPTMKTFGTAVNPDFGGVEETGILVTVADIYDEKKERHVNY; from the coding sequence ATGCACCAGGAAACAATCATATCTCCAATAGACAAAACCCTTATCAGAGCCGAGCTAAACGCTAACGGACGTATCCGGACCACCCGGAAAGGCGATAATGAAATCTATATAGTTAACGCACACAACGCTCCAAGCGTGATTCGGGAAATCGGCCGTTTGCGTGAAATTACGTTTCGTGAAGCCGGTGGCGGAACCGGATTAGCATTGGATCTGGATGAGTTTGATACCGACGAAATTTGCTACGAACAATTGATTGTTTGGTCGCCAGAAGATGAAGAAATCATTGGCGGTTACCGGTTTATTCTCTGTAAAAATGCGATCGATGAAACAGGTGAAATTCACCTTTCTACAAGCCATTACTTCGATTTTACAGAGCGTTTCGTAAAAGAATACCTTCCGGTTACCTGTGAATTGGGCCGAAGCTGGGTACAACCGAATTACCAGCCAAGTCACAACCCACGTAAAGGTTTGTATGCGCTTGACAATATCTGGGATGGTTTGGGTGCTTTGGCAAGAACCTATACTGATATTCAGTATTTCTTCGGAAAAGTGACCATGTATCCGTCGTACAACCGCGAAAGCCGCGATTTCCTGTTGCATTTTATGCACCATTATTTTCCGGACAACGAGCAATTGATGAAACCGTTCCATCCGCTGATGCCTGATTATGACAAAGCAATGGTTGAAGAACAATTACGCGGTTTGGATTTCAAAGACGGTTTCAAAGTATTGAACAGCTATGTGCGCGCTCGTGGCGAAAACGTGCCACCACTGGTGAATATTTACATGAACCTCTCTCCTACCATGAAAACATTCGGAACGGCTGTAAACCCTGATTTCGGTGGTGTAGAAGAAACAGGGATTCTGGTGACTGTAGCTGATATTTACGACGAGAAAAAAGAACGTCATGTGAATTATTAG
- a CDS encoding alpha-ketoglutarate-dependent dioxygenase AlkB, whose amino-acid sequence MNLFSNGTVENKLPKDGTVFYYGILMSIQQADHYLERLLNTIEWKNDEAVIFGKHIITKRKVAWYGNDSYSYTYSNTTKTALPWTQELMELKQLAEATTGATYNSCLLNLYHDGSEGMAWHSDDEKMLNRHGSIASLSFGAERKFAFKHKKDQQIVSLVLEHGSLLEMKDETQTHWLHRLPPTTRVKRPRVNLTFRQMLV is encoded by the coding sequence ATGAATCTTTTTAGTAATGGCACGGTTGAAAACAAACTTCCAAAAGATGGAACAGTGTTTTATTATGGAATATTGATGAGTATTCAACAGGCTGATCATTACCTGGAGCGTTTACTCAATACAATTGAATGGAAAAACGATGAAGCGGTTATTTTTGGCAAACACATTATCACCAAACGCAAAGTAGCCTGGTATGGCAATGATTCGTACAGCTATACGTATTCCAATACAACCAAAACCGCATTGCCGTGGACTCAGGAACTCATGGAATTAAAACAGCTGGCGGAAGCCACAACCGGAGCAACTTACAATTCCTGTTTATTGAATCTGTATCACGACGGTTCTGAAGGAATGGCCTGGCACAGTGATGATGAGAAAATGCTAAACCGGCACGGAAGTATTGCTTCATTGAGTTTTGGCGCTGAACGAAAATTTGCTTTCAAACACAAAAAAGATCAGCAAATTGTATCACTTGTGCTGGAACATGGAAGTTTACTGGAAATGAAGGATGAAACACAAACGCACTGGCTGCATCGCTTACCACCAACAACGCGGGTAAAACGTCCAAGGGTGAATTTAACTTTCCGGCAAATGCTTGTTTGA
- a CDS encoding glycerol acyltransferase — MSNEDFINVRRLIASKNPRLLKWLPGFIIRYLERILHQQEINAFLRDNPTLVNQDFCDGVLKHIGVQFSIEGIENIPKEGKCVLVMNHPLGGMDAMVLVDALRNHRTDMKFIVNDLLMNLQPLSGIFVGINKHGKTSSRSLAQVNELFASDQCVCIFPAGLVSRKKKGLIRDLEWKKTFIRQSRAHNQVIIPIHIDGRLSNFFYGLSNLRSFLGIKANIEMLYLADELFRQKGQHVKVTVGKPVDAATLDKQKSDTEWAEWFRQEVYKLGNK; from the coding sequence ATGAGTAACGAAGATTTCATCAATGTCCGTAGGCTGATTGCCAGTAAAAACCCGCGTTTGCTGAAGTGGTTACCGGGTTTTATTATCCGTTACCTTGAACGGATTTTGCATCAGCAGGAAATCAATGCATTTTTAAGAGATAATCCCACGTTGGTCAACCAGGATTTTTGTGATGGCGTACTGAAACATATTGGCGTGCAATTTTCCATTGAAGGAATTGAAAACATTCCCAAGGAAGGAAAATGTGTATTGGTAATGAATCATCCGCTTGGTGGAATGGACGCGATGGTTTTGGTAGATGCATTGCGTAATCACCGGACTGATATGAAATTTATCGTGAATGACCTGCTGATGAATCTGCAGCCGCTGAGCGGTATTTTTGTGGGAATCAACAAACACGGTAAAACCAGTTCCAGAAGTTTGGCGCAGGTCAATGAGCTTTTTGCTTCCGACCAATGCGTGTGTATTTTTCCAGCTGGGTTGGTGAGTCGCAAGAAAAAAGGGCTTATTCGCGACCTGGAATGGAAAAAGACATTTATTCGTCAATCACGCGCGCATAACCAGGTAATTATCCCGATTCACATCGACGGGCGTTTATCCAACTTTTTTTACGGGCTTTCCAATTTACGCTCGTTTTTAGGCATCAAAGCAAACATAGAAATGTTGTATCTTGCAGATGAATTGTTTCGTCAAAAAGGACAGCATGTAAAAGTAACGGTCGGCAAGCCGGTAGATGCAGCCACTTTGGATAAACAAAAAAGTGACACAGAGTGGGCCGAGTGGTTTCGGCAGGAAGTTTACAAGCTAGGAAATAAATAA
- a CDS encoding bifunctional pyr operon transcriptional regulator/uracil phosphoribosyltransferase, which yields MEKQVILDDQHVQLTMNRLAYQLIENHSDFSSTVLVGLQPRGIHVLQRLKTILEEITQHSITCGQLDITFYRDDFRRREKPLIPSATNIDFSIENKKVVLIDDVLYTGRTIRSGLDALLAFGRPTCVELLVLIDRRFQRDLPIQADYVGKAVDTLNSERVSVEWKESEGADKVMLFTPEVNGTVKR from the coding sequence ATGGAAAAGCAAGTCATTTTAGACGACCAACATGTTCAGTTAACGATGAACAGACTTGCCTATCAACTCATTGAAAATCATTCGGACTTTTCTTCAACGGTACTTGTCGGCCTACAACCACGCGGGATTCATGTGCTGCAACGGTTAAAAACCATTTTGGAAGAAATCACACAGCATTCAATTACTTGTGGCCAGTTGGATATTACGTTTTACCGCGATGATTTTCGCCGCAGGGAAAAACCATTGATTCCAAGTGCCACCAACATCGATTTCAGTATCGAAAACAAGAAAGTGGTACTGATCGACGATGTATTGTATACCGGAAGAACGATCCGATCTGGCTTGGATGCCTTGCTGGCGTTCGGACGGCCAACCTGCGTAGAATTGCTGGTACTGATTGATCGCCGTTTTCAGCGTGATCTTCCAATACAAGCCGATTATGTTGGCAAAGCCGTTGATACCCTGAATTCTGAACGAGTTTCCGTAGAATGGAAAGAAAGCGAAGGAGCAGATAAAGTTATGTTGTTTACACCCGAAGTGAATGGAACAGTTAAGCGTTGA